A stretch of DNA from Candidatus Omnitrophota bacterium:
AATAGGGCTGTCCACTCATTCTCTTGAGCAGGTTGAGAAAGCAAACTGTCTCGATGTTGATTATATCGGCTTCGGCCCGATATTCCCTACTTTGACAAAGGATTACTCTATAGGAACGAAAGATATTCCGAAAGCGCTTGAGATTTCAAACAAACCGGTTGTTTTTATTGGAGGTATAAATATTTCTAATGCCGAAGCGATCCTGGAAATGGGCGCGAAAAATATAGCGGTAATCAGGGCGGTGGCAGAAGCGGAAAATATTGAAAGGAGAGTGGGGGAGTTTAAGGCGATGATGGGAAAATACAGGGTTTATGAAAATTAGAATTAACGGGAAAGATACGGCAATTACAGGGACTTTAACGCTGAGAGAATTTATTACCGGCAGGAATATTGATATAAAAATCACTGTTGTGGAGTATAACGGTAAAATAGTCCGGAAGGAGGATCTGGGCAATATTATTATGAAAGCCGGCGATGCGATTGAAATCATTAATTTTGTCGGCGGCGGCTAAAAAAAGATAGAAATTCCAGGAGAGCATTTATGAAAGATATCTTAAAAATAGGGGATGTTGAAATAAACAGCAGACTTTTTGTTGGGACCGGGAAATTTTCGGATAAATCCGTGATCAAAGAGGTTCTGACCGCCGCCGGCGCGCAGGTTGTAACGGTTGCAATGAGAAGGGTGGATCTTGAGTCGGCGCAGGAGAATATTCTTGACTATATTCCAGAACACTGCAC
This window harbors:
- a CDS encoding thiamine phosphate synthase, which encodes IGLSTHSLEQVEKANCLDVDYIGFGPIFPTLTKDYSIGTKDIPKALEISNKPVVFIGGINISNAEAILEMGAKNIAVIRAVAEAENIERRVGEFKAMMGKYRVYEN
- the thiS gene encoding sulfur carrier protein ThiS; this encodes MKIRINGKDTAITGTLTLREFITGRNIDIKITVVEYNGKIVRKEDLGNIIMKAGDAIEIINFVGGG